One Spirochaetota bacterium genomic window, TGTCCTTAAGCGCATGAGCACGGCGCCGTAGCGCGAGTCGAGTGTTTCCCATCCCATCGGTTTATAGGTCGACATCCACATATCGCGATGCGTCTTCCAGAGCGACTCTATCGCGCGAATTATCATCGGTATCTCTTTTGTCACCATTGCGCGGAGCTCTGCCTTATTGCCCGCCTGATACGCCGCGTGGAGGCGCTTTGGAAAATCCGCTTTCATTGCGAGCACGGCGGCGAGCTTCTGCGGGAGGGCCAGGCGTGCGTCGTACGTGCGCTTCTTCTTCATGGCGGCGGAAAGTTTTTCTGCAATGGATGCGAAATGCGGTGCGAGCGACCGTGAGAAAAGCGGCTGGAACAGACCGAAGAACGGGTCCTCCCAGAGAAGGAATTTCGAGACATTGGTCGCCCATTTCCCCGTTTCTATCAGCGACGGCTGATCGATCTTCCCGGCGATCTTCCATTCGTTGAAGTCGATATCGCACGAGCCTTTCATGTTGCGCTGCCAAGCGGCACGGTCGACGCTCTCGTTGAAGCAGTGGTCGGCGTAGAACTGCATCACCGGCAGGAACGAATAGTAATCGCATTCATTGCCGTCATCGCCCCATGCCGTCATTATCGCCTCGGTGACGCCCTTTTTCTTCGACGCCGTCATGCACGGATCGATGGTGCCGAGCGCGTATTCGTAATGCGTCCAGAAGCGGTTCCATGTCTGCGCGCCGGTGGCGATGATGGGCTTCTTGCCGTTGAGGTCCGCGTGCCGGTCGATGAACGTCTCGTAGAAATTATCCGCGTGATAATAATCCCAATAAACGAGCTGCATGTCCGAGGGGATCACCGCTTTTACGTCCTCGGGAACGACGACATCAAGGTCGTAATACGCGCCTGTTTTCGAGCCGGCGCGAAAGAACATATCCGACCACATCATGGGCTTCGTGCCATGCGAGCGGAATATCCCCATGACACGTGAGAGATGATCGCGCATGAGCTCAAAGTGTGTCTTATAGCCGTTCTTGCGAAGATAATTTCCCTGGCCGAGGTCCCACGCCTCGTCCATGCCCACATGTACGCGCTTGGACTTGTACGGCAGCATCGCTGCGCCGACGAGCTTGTCGATAAGCTCGTACGTCTTTTCCTCGCCGACCATGAGCACGGTCTCGGTGTCCCGAACGCTTTCATACTGAGGCCATTGGAGCGCCCGGCGAAGATGCGCAAGCGTCTGAATGCAGGGGAACATCTCGATGCCGAGCGACTCCGCCCAGCCGTCGAGCGTTCTCAATTCCCTGATGGAATATCCGCCGATATTGTAGCCCCACATCGGTTCGCCGGGTACTTCGTAATTCGCTTCCGTATAGAGCATGAAGCTGTTGATGCCCATAAGGGCGAAGCGCACGAAAAGTTCTTTCAATTTCTCCGGCGTCATCGCCGCATTGCGCGATACATCGAGCATGACATTGATGAGCGAGAAGTATTGCTTCTCCTCGAAGCTTTTCGGTTTTTTCCCCTCGTTCGCATATCCGGCTATGATGCCGAGCGCGCGGAACGCCTGATTCGTCCGCGCAAAGTTCACCGTGATATCGTCGCCGTCGACCGTCACGGAATATCCTTCTCCCGCCCGGCGCTTGAAGCTCACGGACAGCGCATTGGCGCGCGCGCCGAACACCACCGGCAGATGATCGGCTATCAGTGAAAGCCCTTTCTTGAGTTCGGTATCGGCACTGACAACAGCTATCGTTCTCATGGATGACTCCACCGTAGGATGCGCATATCGTAATGGATGATGCGGCATGCAGGAATGGACTTTTCTGCAAAAATAATGGAGGAATACGCCGGTGCGGTGATGCTTCGCCGAGCCAGAGGTGTCAGCCAATACTGGGGCAGGCATCAAAAATGCGGGAATGGATATTTGCGATATGCTGTTTTACGCATATCATATCATCAATCGGAGGCATTCCTATGAGCACCATACTCGGCGATAGATTCCTTCTCGGCGTCAATTATTGGCCGCGCAACCGCGGGCCGCGGATGTGGAGCGAATGGAACGAGGCTGAGATCGACGGCGAGTTCGGCGAGATAAAAGCCATCGGCATGAACACGGTGCGCATATTCCCCGTCTGGGATGATTTTCAGCCGCTCAAGGAAGTGGGCGTCGGCAATAAATGGCGTGAGATAGTCATGCGTCATGACGAGATGACGACATCGATAGAGAATCCATCGATGATCGATGAACGGATGATGGAGCGTTTCGATACTGTCCTCCGGCTTGCGAAGAAGCATGACTTGAAATTGATAGTCGCTCTTATGACCGGCTGGATGAGCGGCATGCTTTTCGATGTGGCATGGCGCAAGGACAGGAATATCTATGCCGCTCCGTTCATGCTCAAATGGGAGATGCTCTACTGCGGTGAATTCGCGAAGCGCTACAGCGGCAACAACACCATCATCGGATGGGAATACGGCAATGAGCATAACTGCTTCATGCAGTGCCCGAGCGGTGAGGCGGCGTGGACATGGCTTCGTTCCATCGCCAATGAACTTCGTGTGAATGACAGGGATCATCCCGTCATTTCCGGCATGCACTCATTGGCTCCGTATGCGACGGACAATACTCCCTGGGCCATCGATGCCTCGGCGGCAAGCGTCGATGTGTTCACCGTGCATCCGTATCCGCCGTTCACGCCGGGCTGCTTCATGGATTCGCTCAACTCCATGCGCCCGAACCTGCACGCGACGGCCGAAAGCCGCTTCTACGCATCGCTCGGGAAAAAGCCCTGCCTCTGCGAAGAGACGGGCACGCTCGGCGATACGACGCTCTCGGAAGCATCATCCGCCGATTTCATCCGTCGGCGCCTTTTCAGTCTGTTCGCCAACGGAGATCTCGGCTGCATCTGGTGGTGCGGCGTCGATTTCACCTGCGGCGAAAAACTTCCCTATCGCTGGGTGCAGATGGAGAATGACGGCCTCGGGCTCATCGATGCGAATAAGCGTGTGAAGCCCGCGGGCGAGGAGTTCAGAAAATTCTCCGCGGTCGTAAAGGATATCAAGCGATTGCCTGAAACGAAGAAACGCGCGGCGATAGTGCTCCGCGACCGCGAGATAGGCGGCGGCGAGAAGTGGACGCTTTTCTATAATGCGTTCGTGCTCGCCAAACAGGCGGGCTTGGAAGTCGATTTTATCTACCCGCATGACGCGCTCGAAAAATACGATCTTCTCATCTGCCCATCCATAGCAGGGCATTCGAATTATTTTGCGACGAATTGGAACCGCATCATGAAGCGCGCCCATGACGGCGCAACGATATTCCTCTCCTATGACGGCGGTCACTTTACGCGCTCATCGGAGGTGTTCGGGCTTGATCGTGTCGACCGCGAAGTCGCGCAGGCCATGGCCATGAATGCCGATGCCTCGGCACCGAAAGCACTCGCCGGACTGACGATATCGGGGAAGCAGGACTGGCGTCTCTCGATACGCGAACAGAGCGCGGATGTCCTCATGCGCTGGACGGACGGTACGCCGGCGATGACATCGAAGAAGTACGGCAAAGGGACGGCGGTATTCCTCGGTGCCGGTATAGAGACCATACGGGCGAATACGCCGCATGCGCTTGAGAATGATGCATCATGGAAGATATACGCATATCTGAAACAGACAGCGGGGATACGCGATGCGATAGAGCTTGCCGATGCGCCGTTCATCGAACGTACCTATCATGCCATTTCCGAACGGGAAGGATATTTCACTGTCGTCAATCATACGAACGCGG contains:
- a CDS encoding beta-N-acetylhexosaminidase; protein product: MRTIAVVSADTELKKGLSLIADHLPVVFGARANALSVSFKRRAGEGYSVTVDGDDITVNFARTNQAFRALGIIAGYANEGKKPKSFEEKQYFSLINVMLDVSRNAAMTPEKLKELFVRFALMGINSFMLYTEANYEVPGEPMWGYNIGGYSIRELRTLDGWAESLGIEMFPCIQTLAHLRRALQWPQYESVRDTETVLMVGEEKTYELIDKLVGAAMLPYKSKRVHVGMDEAWDLGQGNYLRKNGYKTHFELMRDHLSRVMGIFRSHGTKPMMWSDMFFRAGSKTGAYYDLDVVVPEDVKAVIPSDMQLVYWDYYHADNFYETFIDRHADLNGKKPIIATGAQTWNRFWTHYEYALGTIDPCMTASKKKGVTEAIMTAWGDDGNECDYYSFLPVMQFYADHCFNESVDRAAWQRNMKGSCDIDFNEWKIAGKIDQPSLIETGKWATNVSKFLLWEDPFFGLFQPLFSRSLAPHFASIAEKLSAAMKKKRTYDARLALPQKLAAVLAMKADFPKRLHAAYQAGNKAELRAMVTKEIPMIIRAIESLWKTHRDMWMSTYKPMGWETLDSRYGAVLMRLRTVEDSVRGYLAGDKKTIAELDGKRQKIYSLGKGCLPTVSYANSYTGTCTAVN
- a CDS encoding beta-galactosidase trimerization domain-containing protein — protein: MSTILGDRFLLGVNYWPRNRGPRMWSEWNEAEIDGEFGEIKAIGMNTVRIFPVWDDFQPLKEVGVGNKWREIVMRHDEMTTSIENPSMIDERMMERFDTVLRLAKKHDLKLIVALMTGWMSGMLFDVAWRKDRNIYAAPFMLKWEMLYCGEFAKRYSGNNTIIGWEYGNEHNCFMQCPSGEAAWTWLRSIANELRVNDRDHPVISGMHSLAPYATDNTPWAIDASAASVDVFTVHPYPPFTPGCFMDSLNSMRPNLHATAESRFYASLGKKPCLCEETGTLGDTTLSEASSADFIRRRLFSLFANGDLGCIWWCGVDFTCGEKLPYRWVQMENDGLGLIDANKRVKPAGEEFRKFSAVVKDIKRLPETKKRAAIVLRDREIGGGEKWTLFYNAFVLAKQAGLEVDFIYPHDALEKYDLLICPSIAGHSNYFATNWNRIMKRAHDGATIFLSYDGGHFTRSSEVFGLDRVDREVAQAMAMNADASAPKALAGLTISGKQDWRLSIREQSADVLMRWTDGTPAMTSKKYGKGTAVFLGAGIETIRANTPHALENDASWKIYAYLKQTAGIRDAIELADAPFIERTYHAISEREGYFTVVNHTNAVFTADILCEAMPKEFANAADGYGTCAKKGASWGISIPAMSGGIFRAVW